The following are from one region of the Synechococcus sp. CBW1108 genome:
- a CDS encoding RNA-binding protein, with translation MSIFVGNLPFRAEQDDVAELFAPFGDVVSCSLPLERDTGRKRGFAFVEMVDDAAETKAIDALQGAELMGRPLRINKAEPRGAGGGGGGGQRRGGYGNGGGGGGGYGGGGGGYGNSSGGGGRSTGGGGSGARGWEDRSYGSGAPAPSDNFDAGRTRRRRSGGGDTGGGSYYGGAEG, from the coding sequence GTGAGTATCTTTGTCGGCAACCTTCCTTTCCGCGCTGAGCAGGACGACGTAGCGGAACTGTTTGCACCCTTCGGTGATGTGGTCAGCTGTTCCTTGCCCCTTGAGCGAGATACCGGGCGCAAGCGCGGCTTCGCCTTCGTGGAGATGGTCGATGACGCTGCCGAAACCAAGGCCATCGACGCCCTGCAAGGGGCTGAGCTGATGGGGCGCCCCCTGCGCATCAACAAGGCTGAGCCCCGTGGGGCCGGCGGCGGCGGGGGTGGCGGCCAGCGTCGCGGCGGTTACGGCAATGGCGGCGGAGGTGGCGGTGGCTATGGAGGGGGTGGCGGCGGCTACGGCAATAGCAGTGGAGGTGGCGGCAGGAGCACTGGGGGCGGCGGCTCGGGTGCCCGCGGCTGGGAAGACCGCAGCTATGGCTCTGGCGCCCCTGCCCCCAGCGACAATTTTGATGCGGGCCGCACCCGTCGCCGTCGCAGCGGTGGCGGCGATACCGGTGGGGGCAGTTACTACGGGGGCGCCGAAGGCTAG
- the dusA gene encoding tRNA dihydrouridine(20/20a) synthase DusA codes for MGQIDPASYRFSVAPMMDYTDRHFRVLMRQISRRSLLYTEMVVARALHHARLEPGSSQPDGRLERLLGFDPVEKPLALQVGGDDPALLAEAAQLAADWGYDEINLNVGCPSEKVQKGRFGACLMADPGQVARCVAAMAAASPLPVTVKHRIGIDERDSYAELLGFVDSLAAAGARRFAVHARKAWLAGLDPKQNRTIPPLRPELVHQLKRDRAGLTIELNGGLTSLESCLEQLQLVDGAMVGRAAYGHPLQWAGVDRQVFADDSQPEATASSVVRGLIPHAERWRQRGKRLWPIARHLVHLVEGVEGARRWRQGLTRAAGCRDADPSVLEAAALALEERGY; via the coding sequence ATGGGGCAGATCGATCCGGCCAGTTATCGCTTCAGTGTGGCTCCGATGATGGACTACACGGATCGACACTTCCGGGTGTTGATGCGCCAGATCAGCCGGCGCAGCCTGCTCTACACGGAGATGGTGGTGGCCCGAGCCCTCCATCACGCCCGCCTGGAACCGGGCTCCAGCCAGCCCGATGGCCGGCTGGAGCGGCTGCTGGGCTTTGATCCAGTAGAAAAACCCCTGGCCCTACAGGTCGGGGGCGACGATCCGGCACTGCTGGCGGAGGCCGCCCAGTTGGCGGCCGACTGGGGCTACGACGAAATCAACCTGAATGTGGGCTGCCCAAGCGAAAAGGTGCAAAAGGGCCGCTTCGGGGCCTGCCTGATGGCCGATCCGGGCCAGGTGGCCCGGTGTGTGGCCGCCATGGCCGCCGCCAGCCCCCTGCCGGTAACGGTGAAACACCGGATCGGCATTGACGAGCGCGACAGCTACGCCGAACTGCTTGGCTTCGTCGACTCGCTGGCGGCGGCAGGGGCCCGACGCTTTGCGGTCCATGCGCGCAAGGCCTGGCTGGCAGGGCTCGATCCCAAACAGAACCGCACGATTCCGCCCCTGCGCCCCGAGCTGGTGCATCAGCTCAAACGGGATCGGGCCGGCCTCACTATCGAGCTCAACGGCGGCCTGACCAGCCTGGAAAGCTGCCTGGAACAACTCCAGCTGGTTGATGGGGCCATGGTGGGCCGGGCGGCCTACGGGCACCCGCTGCAGTGGGCGGGGGTGGATCGGCAGGTGTTCGCGGACGACAGCCAGCCCGAGGCCACCGCATCGAGTGTGGTGCGGGGCCTGATTCCCCATGCGGAGCGATGGCGCCAGCGGGGCAAACGGCTCTGGCCGATCGCCCGCCACCTGGTCCACCTGGTGGAGGGGGTAGAAGGAGCCAGGCGCTGGCGCCAGGGCCTCACCCGAGCCGCCGGCTGCCGAGATGCGGACCCAAGCGTGCTGGAAGCGGCAGCCCTGGCCCTGGAGGAGCGGGGCTATTAG
- a CDS encoding aminoacetone oxidase family FAD-binding enzyme — MPSSHAAVVVAGGGAAGFMAAIAAAEAGVGDICLLEATSEPLHKVLISGGGRCNVTHACWDPQALVGHYPRGGQALRGPFGRFGPGDAVAWFGRHGLELVEEADGRLFPRSNRSESVVASLRRAALQAGVRLHTGVGLQGAALASGGGFALELRGGQGQQMTAGRLVLATGSHPSGRRLAASLGHGLVPPVPSLFTLAMAGNPLLELAGVVMDSVELALQLPPDPAGGAGGSRFRQRGVVLITHWGISGPATLRLTAFAARALKAAGYRGELRLDWTGGQSQPELESMFAEAKRGQAKRQLANWRPWPQLSRRLWLALLQGQAVDPQQRWADLTKRQQQGLITALRDTRVAVTGRGPFGEEFVTAGGIPLGEVNLATMESRRQAGLYLVGELLDIDGVTGGFNFQHCWSSGWLAGQALARA, encoded by the coding sequence ATGCCGTCTAGCCATGCCGCCGTGGTGGTGGCAGGGGGTGGAGCGGCGGGCTTCATGGCTGCCATCGCCGCCGCCGAAGCGGGGGTGGGCGATATCTGTCTGCTGGAGGCCACCAGCGAGCCCTTGCACAAGGTGTTGATCAGCGGCGGCGGCCGTTGCAACGTCACCCATGCCTGCTGGGATCCCCAGGCGCTGGTGGGCCATTACCCCCGCGGCGGCCAGGCCCTGCGGGGCCCCTTTGGCCGCTTTGGCCCCGGCGATGCGGTGGCCTGGTTTGGCCGGCACGGGCTGGAGCTGGTGGAGGAGGCAGACGGCCGCCTGTTTCCCCGCTCCAACCGCTCCGAGTCTGTGGTGGCCAGCCTGCGCCGGGCGGCCCTGCAGGCCGGCGTGCGGCTCCATACGGGAGTGGGTTTGCAGGGGGCTGCCCTGGCCAGTGGCGGGGGCTTTGCCCTGGAGCTCCGCGGTGGCCAGGGCCAGCAGATGACAGCTGGGCGGTTGGTCCTGGCCACTGGCAGCCACCCCAGCGGCCGCCGTTTGGCGGCGAGCCTGGGCCATGGGCTGGTGCCTCCTGTGCCTTCCCTGTTCACCCTGGCCATGGCCGGCAATCCCCTGCTGGAGTTGGCTGGTGTGGTGATGGATTCGGTGGAGCTGGCCTTGCAGTTGCCCCCGGATCCGGCGGGCGGTGCGGGCGGGAGCCGTTTTCGCCAGCGGGGCGTGGTGCTGATCACCCACTGGGGCATCTCCGGGCCGGCCACCCTGCGCCTGACGGCCTTTGCAGCCCGGGCCCTCAAGGCTGCCGGCTACCGCGGCGAATTACGGCTCGATTGGACCGGCGGCCAGTCCCAGCCCGAGCTGGAGTCCATGTTTGCCGAAGCCAAGCGCGGCCAGGCCAAACGCCAGCTGGCCAACTGGCGGCCTTGGCCGCAGTTGAGTCGCCGCCTCTGGCTGGCCCTGCTCCAGGGCCAGGCGGTCGATCCCCAGCAGCGCTGGGCCGACCTGACCAAGCGTCAGCAGCAGGGGCTGATCACGGCCCTGCGGGATACGCGGGTGGCCGTGACGGGGCGGGGACCCTTCGGCGAAGAATTTGTGACGGCCGGGGGCATCCCCCTCGGTGAGGTCAACCTGGCCACGATGGAAAGCCGCCGTCAGGCGGGCCTCTACCTGGTGGGTGAATTGCTGGACATAGACGGGGTCACCGGTGGATTTAACTTCCAGCACTGCTGGAGCAGTGGCTGGCTTGCGGGTCAGGCCTTGGCCAGGGCCTGA
- a CDS encoding type II secretion system F family protein — translation MPTFAATYINPRGKAAVIDIEAADPSQAKRSLRLRGIRATEIKQKTEASVSEFNAKALLNQKLNFSRFSELIETRPGIKDKAVFASKMAALVNAGVPIVRSIDLMAGQQKLPMFKRALESISLEVNQGTSLGEALRRWPKVFDKLTIAMVEAGEAGGVLDESLKRLAKLLEDNAKLQNQIKGAMGYPVAVLFIAVAVFLGMTIFIIPTFAGIFDGLGAELPWFTQAMVNLSSLLRSPFTLYLAAGLAIFIYIFGRFYATPPGRRRVDSFILKLPLFGELIQKSATAQFCRTFSSLSRAGVPILMSLDIVKEITGNSIMADAISSSREGVLQGIPLSVALGNMKAFPELSISMMSIGEETGEMDTMLSKVADFYEDEVGATVKALTSMLEPALIVVVGGIVGSILLAMYLPMFSVFDQIK, via the coding sequence ATGCCGACCTTTGCCGCCACCTACATCAACCCCCGGGGGAAAGCGGCTGTCATCGACATCGAGGCGGCGGATCCAAGCCAGGCCAAACGCTCCCTGCGCCTGCGCGGCATCCGAGCCACCGAGATCAAACAGAAAACGGAGGCATCGGTCAGTGAATTCAATGCCAAAGCACTCCTGAATCAGAAGCTGAACTTCTCACGCTTCAGCGAACTGATCGAGACCAGGCCAGGCATCAAGGACAAAGCTGTTTTTGCGAGCAAGATGGCCGCCTTAGTGAATGCTGGCGTTCCGATTGTGCGCAGCATCGATCTGATGGCAGGCCAGCAGAAGCTGCCAATGTTCAAGCGTGCACTCGAATCGATCAGCCTGGAGGTGAACCAGGGCACCTCCCTCGGTGAAGCCCTAAGACGTTGGCCCAAGGTTTTTGACAAGCTCACCATCGCCATGGTGGAAGCTGGGGAAGCAGGCGGGGTACTGGACGAATCCCTCAAACGGCTTGCCAAGCTGCTGGAGGACAATGCCAAACTTCAAAATCAGATCAAAGGTGCCATGGGCTATCCCGTGGCGGTGCTTTTTATAGCCGTCGCCGTATTCCTGGGCATGACCATTTTCATCATTCCCACCTTTGCCGGTATTTTTGATGGCCTTGGCGCTGAGCTGCCCTGGTTTACCCAGGCCATGGTGAACCTGAGCAGCCTGCTGAGATCTCCATTCACCCTTTATTTGGCAGCCGGCCTGGCAATCTTTATTTATATCTTTGGCAGGTTTTATGCGACGCCGCCAGGAAGGCGCAGGGTTGATTCATTCATTCTCAAGCTCCCCCTCTTTGGCGAGTTAATTCAAAAATCAGCCACCGCCCAATTTTGCCGCACCTTCAGCTCCCTTTCGCGGGCGGGAGTGCCAATCCTAATGTCCCTTGATATCGTCAAAGAAATAACGGGTAATTCAATCATGGCTGATGCGATCAGCAGCAGTCGCGAGGGGGTCCTGCAAGGCATCCCCCTGAGCGTCGCCCTCGGCAACATGAAGGCATTCCCAGAGCTGTCGATCAGCATGATGTCAATCGGCGAAGAAACAGGCGAAATGGATACCATGCTTTCCAAGGTTGCCGACTTTTACGAAGACGAAGTTGGCGCCACAGTCAAGGCCCTAACCTCCATGCTCGAACCGGCACTGATCGTCGTCGTTGGCGGCATTGTCGGCTCAATTCTGCTGGCAATGTATCTGCCAATGTTCTCCGTATTCGATCAAATCAAATAG
- a CDS encoding type IV pilus twitching motility protein PilT, which translates to MAVMIEELMGQLVADGGSDLHISAGLPPYGRFNGQLRPMQPEILEEEACNRLIFSLLNNSQRKQLEQTWELDCAYGLKGLARFRVNVYRQRGSYAACLRALANKVPSLESLGLPPIVEEMSHTPKGLILVTGPTGSGKTTTLAAILEHINQTRAEHILTIEDPIEFTYKPAKSIIHQRQVNDDTRSFSNALRAALREDPDVILVGELRDLETIQLAITAAETGHLVFATLHTSSAAQTVDRMVDVFPAGQQTQIRVQLSTSLVAIFAQTLCKRKHQGPGENGRVLAQEIMVNTPATANLIREAKTAQLYSQIQTGGQLSMQTLEKALANLVLSNQISLDTALLKSSRPEELKRLVSQLG; encoded by the coding sequence ATGGCCGTAATGATCGAAGAGCTGATGGGCCAACTGGTTGCAGATGGGGGCAGCGATCTGCACATCAGCGCCGGCCTGCCGCCCTATGGAAGGTTCAATGGCCAACTCAGGCCCATGCAGCCTGAAATCCTCGAAGAAGAAGCCTGCAACAGGCTGATCTTTTCGTTGCTGAACAACTCACAGCGAAAACAACTGGAACAAACCTGGGAGCTCGATTGTGCCTATGGCCTCAAAGGCCTAGCCCGCTTCAGGGTCAACGTCTATCGGCAGCGGGGCAGCTATGCCGCCTGCCTGAGGGCCCTGGCCAATAAGGTGCCATCGCTCGAGAGCCTGGGGCTGCCGCCGATCGTTGAGGAAATGAGCCACACGCCAAAGGGGCTGATCCTGGTAACAGGCCCCACAGGTTCGGGTAAAACCACCACCCTGGCCGCAATCCTGGAGCACATTAATCAAACACGAGCAGAGCATATTCTCACCATTGAAGACCCGATTGAATTCACCTATAAGCCAGCTAAAAGTATCATCCACCAACGCCAGGTAAACGACGATACCCGCAGCTTTTCAAATGCACTGAGGGCAGCCCTTCGCGAGGATCCAGATGTGATTTTGGTAGGGGAACTGCGCGACCTCGAAACCATCCAGCTGGCCATCACAGCCGCCGAAACTGGTCACCTCGTCTTCGCAACCCTGCACACCAGCTCGGCCGCCCAAACCGTCGACCGGATGGTTGATGTGTTTCCAGCTGGCCAACAAACCCAGATCCGGGTGCAACTGAGCACCAGCCTGGTGGCGATCTTTGCCCAAACCCTTTGCAAACGCAAGCACCAGGGCCCTGGCGAGAACGGCCGGGTACTGGCCCAGGAGATCATGGTCAACACCCCGGCAACGGCAAACCTGATCAGGGAAGCAAAAACGGCCCAGCTTTATTCCCAGATCCAAACAGGGGGACAACTGTCCATGCAAACCCTGGAAAAGGCCCTTGCCAACCTGGTACTAAGTAACCAGATCAGCCTGGATACGGCCCTTTTAAAATCATCAAGACCTGAAGAACTCAAACGGCTTGTGAGCCAATTGGGCTGA
- a CDS encoding GspE/PulE family protein has translation MSSTPSRPGQMLPPSSPPAATRSLTQELGIASSGPGQLQEIAEIEDLETSAAAGASGTASPIISLVDRILIEALTSGASDIHVEPQENTLEVRFRLDGVLQKQFEDLPKSLTPAVTSRIKIMAELDIAERRLPQDGRIRRMFRGRKMDFRVSTLPGRNGEKICLRLLDSGATQLGLDTLITDGEARQTLREMGSKPYGMLLVTGPTGSGKSTTLYALLAERNDPGINISTVEDPIEYTLPGITQTQVNRDKGFDFSTALRAFMRQDPDVLLVGETRDLETAKTAIEAALTGHLVMTTLHCNDAASAIARLSEMGVEPFMVSASLLGIVSQRLVRRVCPACRISYEPSPEELARFGLMGSNETHVTFYKANTQSYKANTQSRNDHNRCSSCNGAGYKGRVGVYEILRMSDGLAAAVAKHESTDVLRRMAIENGMKTLLGYGLQLVRDGHTTLGEVERMLLTDSGLESERRARSLSTLTCTSCGAGLHDEWLECPYCLTTR, from the coding sequence ATGAGCTCCACACCGTCGCGTCCAGGCCAAATGCTGCCCCCCAGTTCCCCACCGGCTGCGACCCGATCCCTGACCCAGGAGCTGGGGATAGCCAGCTCGGGCCCTGGCCAGCTTCAGGAGATTGCCGAGATTGAAGATCTGGAGACCAGCGCCGCCGCGGGGGCCAGCGGCACGGCATCGCCAATCATCAGCCTGGTGGACCGAATCCTGATCGAGGCCCTCACCTCCGGGGCGAGTGACATCCACGTTGAACCCCAGGAAAACACCCTGGAAGTGCGCTTCCGCCTCGACGGCGTGCTGCAAAAGCAGTTTGAAGATCTGCCCAAAAGCCTCACTCCGGCGGTCACCTCCCGCATCAAGATCATGGCTGAGCTCGACATAGCCGAGCGTCGCCTGCCCCAGGACGGCCGCATCCGGCGCATGTTCAGGGGTCGGAAAATGGATTTCCGCGTCAGCACCCTGCCGGGCCGCAACGGAGAGAAGATCTGCCTGCGCCTGCTGGACAGCGGGGCCACCCAATTGGGCCTGGACACCCTGATCACCGATGGGGAGGCCCGCCAGACCCTGCGGGAGATGGGATCCAAGCCTTACGGCATGCTGCTGGTAACCGGGCCAACTGGATCTGGCAAATCCACGACCCTCTATGCACTGCTGGCCGAGCGCAACGATCCGGGGATAAATATCTCCACGGTTGAAGATCCAATCGAATACACCCTGCCTGGCATCACCCAAACCCAGGTCAACCGTGATAAGGGATTTGACTTCAGTACGGCGCTGCGCGCCTTCATGCGTCAGGACCCGGACGTGCTGCTCGTTGGCGAGACCCGCGACCTGGAAACGGCAAAAACAGCTATCGAGGCGGCCCTCACAGGCCACCTGGTAATGACAACCCTGCACTGCAACGATGCGGCCAGCGCCATCGCACGCCTCAGTGAGATGGGCGTCGAACCCTTCATGGTGAGTGCTTCCCTGCTCGGAATCGTCTCCCAGCGCCTGGTGCGCCGGGTATGCCCAGCCTGTCGAATCAGCTATGAACCCAGCCCCGAAGAGCTGGCCAGATTTGGCTTAATGGGAAGCAACGAGACCCATGTCACCTTTTACAAAGCAAACACCCAAAGTTACAAAGCAAACACCCAAAGCCGCAACGATCACAACCGCTGCAGCAGCTGCAACGGCGCCGGCTACAAAGGCCGCGTCGGTGTATACGAGATTCTGCGCATGAGCGACGGGCTTGCCGCTGCGGTGGCCAAACATGAAAGCACCGATGTGCTGAGGCGAATGGCCATAGAAAACGGCATGAAAACCCTGCTGGGCTATGGACTCCAGCTGGTGCGCGATGGCCACACAACCCTGGGCGAAGTTGAGCGCATGTTGTTGACCGATTCCGGCCTCGAGTCAGAGCGACGGGCGCGATCATTGAGCACCCTTACCTGCACAAGTTGCGGCGCTGGCCTGCACGATGAGTGGCTCGAATGCCCCTACTGTCTAACCACCCGCTGA
- the grpE gene encoding nucleotide exchange factor GrpE → MNGDTSMSGDPCMGGDSSLPGDSSLPGDSPMPASMPADSNPGAGADNPAPSAGENSAEGAGAQAPAGAAESASVLEEKLASLKAEHEALSGQYMRLAADFDNFRKRQSRDSDDLRLQITCSTLGEILPVVDNFDRARQQLNPQHEEAQTLHRSYQGLYKQLVDVFKQLGVSPMRVEGEPFDPSLHEAVLREPSDAHPEDVVIEELQRGYHLNGRVLRHALVKVSMGPGPADSSEGAPAGPGAPEEHNG, encoded by the coding sequence ATGAACGGTGACACCTCTATGAGCGGCGACCCCTGCATGGGCGGCGACAGCTCCCTGCCAGGAGACAGCTCCCTGCCAGGAGACAGCCCCATGCCCGCTTCGATGCCGGCTGACAGCAATCCTGGAGCCGGTGCAGACAACCCTGCCCCCTCCGCCGGGGAAAATTCGGCCGAGGGGGCAGGGGCCCAGGCCCCCGCTGGCGCAGCCGAATCGGCTTCCGTGCTGGAGGAGAAGCTGGCTTCCCTAAAGGCCGAGCATGAGGCCCTCAGTGGCCAATACATGAGATTGGCCGCCGATTTTGACAATTTCCGCAAGCGTCAGAGTCGCGATAGCGACGACCTGCGCCTCCAGATCACCTGCTCCACCCTCGGTGAAATCCTGCCGGTGGTCGACAATTTCGATCGGGCTCGCCAGCAGCTCAATCCCCAGCATGAGGAGGCCCAGACCCTGCATCGCAGCTACCAGGGTCTCTACAAGCAGCTGGTGGACGTGTTTAAACAGCTGGGTGTGTCGCCGATGCGGGTCGAAGGGGAGCCCTTTGATCCCAGCCTGCATGAGGCGGTGCTGCGGGAGCCCAGCGACGCCCACCCCGAGGATGTGGTGATTGAGGAGTTGCAACGGGGGTACCACCTCAACGGCAGGGTGCTGCGCCATGCCCTGGTAAAGGTTTCCATGGGGCCCGGCCCGGCCGATTCCAGCGAGGGCGCCCCAGCTGGCCCAGGCGCGCCTGAGGAGCACAACGGCTGA
- the dnaJ gene encoding molecular chaperone DnaJ: protein MADYYDLLGVARDADPDTLKRAYRRLARQYHPDVNKDPGAEDRFKEIGRAYEVLSDPQTRGRYDQFGEAGLGGGGGMPDMGDMGGFADLFETFFSGFGGAAPGQGPRRRGPNQGDDLRLDFTISFQEAVFGIEKEVQIRHLETCNTCQGTGAKQGSGPTTCGTCGGSGQVRRATRTPFGNFTQVAACPTCEGSGQVIADPCNACGGQGLQQVRKKLRINIPAGVDSGTRLRVANEGNAGQRGGPSGDLYVFLTVQSASGLRRDGIHIHSEVTLNYLQAILGDTIEVVTVDGHEQLEIPAGTQPGAVITLQGKGVPKLGNPVARGNHLFSVKVQLPTKLNGEERQLLEQLAGHHTSKGQRHPHKSGLFGGLFG, encoded by the coding sequence ATGGCCGATTACTACGACCTGCTGGGCGTTGCTCGTGATGCCGATCCCGACACCCTCAAACGGGCCTACAGGCGGCTGGCGCGCCAGTACCACCCTGACGTCAACAAGGACCCTGGTGCCGAGGACAGGTTCAAGGAGATCGGTCGGGCCTACGAGGTGCTCAGCGATCCCCAGACCCGGGGCCGCTACGACCAGTTCGGCGAGGCGGGTCTGGGGGGCGGCGGCGGCATGCCCGACATGGGCGACATGGGTGGCTTTGCCGACCTGTTTGAGACCTTTTTCAGTGGTTTTGGCGGGGCGGCTCCTGGCCAGGGCCCCCGGCGGCGAGGGCCCAACCAGGGGGACGACCTGCGCTTGGATTTCACCATCAGCTTCCAGGAGGCGGTGTTTGGCATCGAGAAGGAGGTGCAGATCCGCCATCTCGAAACCTGCAACACCTGCCAGGGCACCGGAGCCAAGCAGGGCAGTGGCCCCACCACCTGCGGAACCTGTGGCGGCTCTGGCCAGGTGCGCCGGGCTACCCGCACGCCCTTCGGCAACTTCACCCAGGTGGCGGCCTGTCCCACCTGTGAGGGCAGCGGCCAGGTAATTGCTGACCCCTGCAATGCCTGCGGCGGCCAGGGGCTGCAGCAGGTGCGTAAAAAGCTGCGGATCAACATCCCCGCCGGCGTTGATTCGGGCACCCGGCTGCGGGTGGCCAACGAGGGCAACGCGGGCCAGCGGGGCGGCCCCAGCGGCGATCTCTATGTATTTCTGACCGTCCAGTCGGCTTCGGGCCTGCGCCGCGATGGTATCCACATCCATTCGGAGGTGACGCTGAACTACCTCCAGGCAATCCTGGGCGACACCATCGAGGTGGTTACGGTCGATGGCCATGAGCAGTTGGAAATTCCCGCCGGCACCCAGCCTGGAGCCGTGATCACCCTGCAGGGCAAGGGGGTTCCCAAGCTCGGCAATCCGGTGGCCCGAGGCAATCACCTGTTCAGTGTCAAGGTGCAGCTGCCCACCAAGCTCAATGGGGAGGAGCGGCAGTTGCTCGAACAGCTGGCCGGTCACCACACCAGCAAGGGCCAGAGGCATCCCCACAAGAGTGGTCTGTTCGGAGGCCTATTCGGTTGA
- a CDS encoding sulfurtransferase TusA family protein, with protein sequence MTAGPDPSAPAAQLDLRGTPCPLNFIRTKLALERLGSGELLWVDLDGGEPQQLVSEGLISAGHRVECRVHPHQEGAVRLLVLCHGG encoded by the coding sequence TTGACAGCCGGCCCCGATCCATCGGCTCCGGCGGCCCAGCTCGACCTGCGCGGTACCCCCTGCCCGCTCAATTTCATCCGCACCAAATTGGCCCTCGAACGGCTTGGCTCCGGAGAGCTTCTTTGGGTTGATCTCGATGGGGGCGAGCCCCAGCAGCTGGTGAGCGAAGGCCTGATCAGCGCCGGCCACCGGGTTGAATGCCGGGTCCACCCCCACCAGGAGGGCGCGGTGCGCCTGCTGGTGCTGTGCCATGGCGGCTGA
- the rsgA gene encoding ribosome small subunit-dependent GTPase A: MAAEPKPQRLRGLVVSLLANYCWVELDQPGSSGVTRLLCTRRTRLGKSGQTIAVGDHVWLEGIDWPAGRGAVAALEPRAGLLERPAVANVARVVVVVALAEPELDPLQLTRFLLTAEATGRLVLLVFSKADLVSPAVAADWCRRAGAWGYEALALSIQTGQGLERLSQRLSEPGISVLCGPSGVGKSSVLNALCPELGLRVAAVSGRLQRGRHTTRHVELFQLAPGALMADTPGFNRPELPGEASDLGPLFPEIRRRLEAGCCRFKNCLHLGDPGCAVGVDWERYPLYSQCLGDLAGQSGRQAGRQSGSQAERSNRSGGPGLASHLRQPSRRLQRQQVLDGESLGQADGDSNLDSESDLERESQSEFSPPGLAN, encoded by the coding sequence ATGGCGGCTGAGCCAAAACCCCAGCGCCTGAGAGGGCTGGTGGTTTCCCTGCTCGCCAACTACTGCTGGGTGGAGTTGGACCAGCCCGGCTCCAGCGGGGTCACCCGCCTGCTTTGCACCAGGCGCACCCGGCTTGGCAAGAGCGGCCAGACCATCGCCGTGGGGGATCACGTCTGGCTGGAGGGTATCGATTGGCCGGCGGGCCGGGGGGCCGTGGCGGCCCTGGAGCCCCGCGCCGGCCTGCTGGAGCGGCCGGCGGTGGCCAACGTGGCCCGGGTGGTGGTGGTGGTGGCCCTGGCCGAGCCGGAGCTTGATCCCTTGCAGCTCACCCGCTTCCTGCTGACGGCCGAGGCCACGGGCCGGCTGGTGCTGTTGGTGTTTTCCAAGGCCGATTTGGTGTCCCCAGCGGTGGCCGCTGACTGGTGCCGGCGGGCTGGCGCCTGGGGCTACGAGGCCCTGGCGCTGTCCATCCAGACCGGCCAGGGGCTGGAGCGGCTCAGCCAGCGGCTCAGCGAGCCGGGCATTTCCGTGTTGTGCGGCCCCTCCGGCGTCGGCAAGAGCAGCGTGCTCAATGCCCTCTGCCCGGAGCTGGGCCTGAGGGTGGCGGCGGTGTCGGGGCGGCTGCAGCGGGGACGCCACACCACCCGCCACGTGGAGCTTTTCCAGTTGGCTCCGGGCGCCCTGATGGCCGACACACCTGGCTTCAACCGGCCAGAGCTGCCTGGCGAGGCCAGCGATTTGGGCCCCCTCTTCCCAGAAATACGCAGGCGTCTGGAGGCAGGATGTTGCCGTTTTAAGAACTGCCTGCACCTGGGCGATCCAGGTTGTGCAGTTGGGGTCGACTGGGAGCGCTACCCGCTTTACAGCCAGTGCCTTGGAGATCTTGCTGGCCAGAGCGGGCGGCAGGCAGGTAGGCAGTCAGGTAGCCAGGCAGAGCGCTCAAATCGCTCTGGGGGCCCCGGCCTGGCCAGCCACCTGCGCCAGCCATCCCGGCGGCTCCAGCGCCAGCAGGTGCTGGACGGGGAGTCCCTCGGTCAAGCGGATGGTGATTCGAATCTCGATTCTGAAAGCGATTTGGAGCGCGAAAGCCAGTCCGAGTTCAGCCCCCCAGGCCTGGCAAATTGA
- a CDS encoding YbaB/EbfC family nucleoid-associated protein — translation MAGFGLPNFGQLTEAFKKAQELQQNAQKLQEELDAMELEGRSADGRASVWLSGNQQPLRVQLAPELLAEGAAASEAAVLEALQSAYELSTGTMKGRMEELTGGLNLNLPGLGG, via the coding sequence ATGGCTGGCTTCGGACTCCCCAACTTCGGTCAGCTCACCGAAGCCTTCAAGAAAGCCCAGGAACTCCAGCAGAACGCCCAGAAGCTGCAGGAGGAGCTCGACGCCATGGAGCTGGAAGGCCGCAGCGCCGACGGCAGGGCAAGCGTGTGGCTCTCTGGCAACCAGCAACCCCTGCGGGTGCAACTGGCCCCGGAGCTGCTGGCAGAAGGGGCCGCCGCCAGCGAGGCGGCCGTGCTGGAGGCCCTGCAATCGGCCTATGAGCTCTCTACCGGCACCATGAAGGGCCGCATGGAGGAGCTGACCGGCGGACTCAATCTCAATTTGCCAGGCCTGGGGGGCTGA